The genomic interval AGCAGAATACTTCCGTCTTTCCCGCGGGTGAAAAAGATCAGCTTCAGGCTGAACAGCCGGCGCAGCGCCTTCAGCTGCTCCACTGTATCGCCCTGAAGATCAAAATAATCCGCCAGCACCGGAAGCTCTTCATCGCTGAGCTTCAGCACATTCGCCAGCTCCAGCGACTCGGCAATAATCGGCTTCGAATAAAAAGACTGACGCAGATTCACATCGTAGATTTTCAGCGCATTATCGGGAACCTCACAGATGAAAGAACGGATTGAGCCACGCGATTCGCCGGAACGCTGCGAAAGCGAACCGAAACAGACCGCATCCAGCGTGGCCGCAAATGCCTTCAGCTCTTCCGGACAGGGAATATGATCCCACGCCACATCTTCGTGAATTTCATAGGTCGGTTTCCCGGCTTCATTCAGCACCACATCCACTGTACCGGTCGGATACTCCGGCGTTTCAAAAATAAAATCCGCCGACATCCCCAGTTCATTCAGCCCCTCACGAATCTCTTTACCGAGCGGGTCTGCACCCACGCAACTGACCGGTTTGGCGTTAGCACCCAGCTGACCGCAATGACATGAAAAATTGGCCGGGGCAC from Verrucomicrobia bacterium S94 carries:
- a CDS encoding carbohydrate kinase, which codes for MNRTFNVAGIGELLWDVFPEHKRLGGAPANFSCHCGQLGANAKPVSCVGADPLGKEIREGLNELGMSADFIFETPEYPTGTVDVVLNEAGKPTYEIHEDVAWDHIPCPEELKAFAATLDAVCFGSLSQRSGESRGSIRSFICEVPDNALKIYDVNLRQSFYSKPIIAESLELANVLKLSDEELPVLADYFDLQGDTVEQLKALRRLFSLKLIFFTRGKDGSILLSAHEIDDCAGCEGLAVDSVGAGDSATAALCMGVLQGWPLSKVNLYTNEVSTFVCMQKGATPVLPEYLVNYESVTECEERV